Part of the Candidatus Thermoplasmatota archaeon genome, CGAGGCAGAGCGACGCGTAGCAGAGGCCCTTCTCGCGCGCGAGCGCCGCCTCGGGGCAACCGGTCATCCCGACGACGTCCCCGAGCGTCGCGTACCAACGCGTCTCCGCGGGGGTCTCGAGTCGCGGGCCCGGGGAGGCGACGTAGACGCCGTGGCCGCGCGCCGCGAGGCCGGCGTCCGAGGCCGCGGCGACGAGCGCGCGCCTCACCTCGGGGCAGTACGGCTCCGAGAGGTCCACGTGCACGGCCCGCTCGTCGTGGAACGTCCGCTCGTCGGCGCGGCCCGAGAGGTCCACGAAATCGTGCGGCACGAAAAACGAGGGCGTGGGGATGGTGGCGTGGAGCGCGCCCACGGTGTTCACGGCCACGACGCGGTCGACCTTCGCCGCGGCGAGGGCCCACACGTTCGCCCGGAAGCGGACGCGGTGCGGGGGCCGCGCGGGGTCGCCGTGGCGCGCCACGAAGGCCGTCTCGAGGCGGCCGGATCGGCCGAAGACCACGTCGACGGGTCCCCACGGGGTCTCGACCGGGAGGCGCTCGCCCGACATGAGGTTCCCGAGCCCGGTCCCGCCGACGACCCCGACGCGCACGCCCCGCGAAGGCCCGCGCGCCTCATAAGCTCCGCCGGAGGCTGAGCCCCGCTACAAGAAA contains:
- a CDS encoding MTAP family purine nucleoside phosphorylase codes for the protein MRVGVVGGTGLGNLMSGERLPVETPWGPVDVVFGRSGRLETAFVARHGDPARPPHRVRFRANVWALAAAKVDRVVAVNTVGALHATIPTPSFFVPHDFVDLSGRADERTFHDERAVHVDLSEPYCPEVRRALVAAASDAGLAARGHGVYVASPGPRLETPAETRWYATLGDVVGMTGCPEAALAREKGLCYASLCLVTNPAPGVAPGPVRAVDIAASAKALADAVGKALARALGEIPERKACRCGEALAAAGI